A window from Betta splendens chromosome 1, fBetSpl5.4, whole genome shotgun sequence encodes these proteins:
- the LOC114863002 gene encoding QRFP-like peptide receptor, with amino-acid sequence MDRPGSPPHPPPLPSGSSRDGFNHSSLTLASSPASPAALLPHPPASLPPSPLLSSTLSSGDLAALERMLLWTLHEPSTVALTVMYCLSFLLGFAGNLTSLRVLTNRRGRRLAGASATRSLLVNLAVCDLAVVCVCMPITLGSQIYTAWVYGDLLCRAVPFTQAVSVSASVLTLTVISVNRYYSVRSPLRARAMFTRRRILATVAVVWAVSSAMCAPIAVVNRRREISFGAFAILVCQEEWPQHRLKQGYNVLLFAMLYCLPVTFNLTIGFLTGRRLWGGRRSAFADLDPRSQALHASRLKTRQKIAKMVVCLVLLFAASWLPLYLADLWIDREQRPPSWLLQARPFAQWLGLTNSSLNPICYCFIGDLYRSAKVIRTRYYQKVAALFGTSSFSSSVAVASPSVVIADPKAGAAAPASRPAVPRLLSLGQRLRDRHGSDCSISDWCRSSPSVCGSLLPRRLRTPQRSVRNTGFLPARRHSLNENSASLPLSTGSVEIDVLPRRTHSGDRIYGPSADKRDASTTQGDALCYDGKLLRETSQTSSVVGDSEDERTDTTSL; translated from the exons ATGGATCGGCCCGGTTCCCCCCCTCATCCCCCCCCGTTGCCCAGCGGCAGCTCCCGGGACGGGTTCAACCACAGCTCCCTGACGCTggcctcctcccccgcctcccccgcggccctcctcccccacccgcCGGCCTCGCTGccgccctcccccctcctctcctccaccctctcctccgGCGACCTGGCGGCCCTGGAGCGCATGCTGCTCTGGACCCTCCACGAGCCCAGCACCGTGGCTCTGACCGTCATGTACTGCCTGTCCTTCCTCCTGGGATTCGCCGGGAACCTCACGTCCCTGCGCGTGCTCACCAACCGGCGCGGCCGGCGCCTGGCGGGCGCCAGCGCCACGCGCAGCCTGCTGGTGAACCTGGCGGTGTGCGACCTGGCggtggtgtgcgtgtgcatgcccATCACGCTGGGCAGCCAGATCTACACGGCCTGGGTGTACGGCGACCTGCTGTGCCGCGCCGTGCCCTTCACGCAGGCCGTGTCGGTGTCGGCGAGCGTGCTGACGCTCACCGTCATCAGCGTGAACCGCTACTACAGCGTGCGCTCGCCGCTGCGCGCCCGCGCCATGTTCACGCGCCGCCGCATCCTGGCCACCGTGGCCGTGGTGTGGGCCGTGTCGTCGGCCATGTGCGCGCCCATCGCGGTGGTGAACCGGCGGCGGGAGATCAGCTTCGGCGCCTTCGCCATCCTGGTGTGTCAGGAGGAGTGGCCTCAGCACCGGCTCAAGCAGGG GTACAACGTGCTGCTGTTCGCCATGCTCTACTGCCTGCcggtgacctttaacctcacCATCGGCTTCCTCACCGGCCGCCGGCTCTGGGGCGGCAGGAGGTCGGCCTTCGCCGACCTGGACCCCCGCAGCCAGGCGCTGCACGCCTCGCGCCTCAAGACGCGGCAGAAGATCGCCAAGATGGTGGTGtgcctggtgctgctgttcGCCGCGTCCTGGCTGCCGCTCTACTTGGCCGACCTGTGGATCGACCGCGAGCAGCGCCCGCCGTCCTGGCTGCTGCAGGCGCGGCCCTTCGCCCAGTGGCTGGGCCTGACCAACTCCAGCCTCAACCCCATCTGCTACTGCTTCATCGGGGACCTGTACCGCTCGGCCAAGGTGATCCGGACCCGCTACTACCAGAAGGTGGCCGCGCTCTTCGGCACCTCCTCGTTCTCCAGCTCGGTGGCGGTGGCGTCGCCCTCCGTGGTCATCGCGGACCCCAaggccggcgccgcggcgcccgCGTCCAGGCCCGCCGTGCCCCGGCTGCTGAGCCTGGGTCAGAGGCTCAGGGACAGACACGGGTCCGACTGCAGCATCTCCGACTGGTGCCGGTCCAGTCCCAGCGTGTGCGGCTCCCTGCTCCCACGCCGGCTCCGCACGCCGCAGCGGAGCGTGCGCAACACGGGCTTCCTGCCCGCGAGGAGACACTCGCTGAATGAGAACTCTGCGTCATTACCTTTAAGTACGGGGTCTGTGGAAATAGACGTGCTGCCGCGGAGGACGCATTCAGGCGACAGAATTTATGGCCCGTCGGCCGATAAGAGAGACGCTTCTACGACGCAGGGAGACGCCCTCTGTTACGACGGGAAGCTGCTTAGGGAGACGTCCCAGACCTCCTCTGTGGTGGGAGACAGCGAAGACGAGAGAACCGACACGACCAGTCTGTGA